Proteins encoded by one window of Streptomyces sp. ALI-76-A:
- a CDS encoding MBL fold metallo-hydrolase: MLIAGFPAGAWGTNCYLVAPAAGEECVIIDPGHQAAQGVEETLKKHRLKPVAVVLTHGHLDHVASVVPVCGAHDVPAWIHPEDRYMMSDPAKALGRSVGMPLLGELTVGEPDDVRELTDGVRLDLAGLEFSVAHAPGHTKGSVTFRMPEAADTPPVFFSGDLLFAGSIGRTDLPGGDMAEMLDSLARVCLPLDDSTVVLSGHGPQTTIGQERATNPYLRQVAAGRQERGTGVDTPPRRGM; this comes from the coding sequence GTGCTCATTGCCGGGTTCCCCGCCGGGGCCTGGGGGACGAACTGTTATCTCGTCGCCCCCGCCGCCGGTGAGGAGTGCGTGATCATCGACCCCGGCCACCAGGCCGCCCAGGGAGTCGAGGAGACGCTGAAGAAGCATCGGCTCAAGCCCGTCGCCGTCGTCCTCACCCACGGTCATCTCGACCACGTGGCCTCGGTCGTCCCGGTGTGCGGCGCGCACGACGTACCGGCCTGGATCCACCCCGAGGACCGGTACATGATGAGCGACCCCGCGAAGGCGCTCGGCCGGTCCGTCGGGATGCCGCTGCTGGGCGAGCTGACCGTCGGGGAGCCGGACGACGTCCGCGAGCTGACCGACGGCGTGCGGCTGGACCTGGCCGGTCTGGAGTTCTCCGTCGCGCACGCGCCGGGCCATACCAAGGGGTCGGTGACCTTCCGGATGCCCGAGGCGGCGGACACCCCGCCCGTCTTCTTCTCGGGCGACCTGCTCTTCGCCGGCTCCATCGGACGTACCGACCTGCCCGGCGGTGACATGGCCGAGATGCTCGACTCGCTGGCCCGTGTGTGCCTGCCGCTCGACGACTCGACCGTGGTGCTGTCCGGCCACGGCCCCCAGACGACCATCGGCCAGGAGCGCGCCACCAACCCGTATCTGCGGCAGGTCGCCGCGGGCCGCCAGGAGCGCGGCACGGGCGTGGACACCCCTCCCCGACGAGGAATGTGA
- a CDS encoding peptidylprolyl isomerase yields the protein MVTQEQRKRQLAREKFLRQQQRRTAARRKARMRNSVIASVLGVILVGSLALYTTGTLKGDDDKANAGSETSPSAEAPSKAPDPCEKPAAGKVKTATWKKEPAMTIDKSAAYSMRLATTCGEIDIALKTSAAPHTVNSFSFLAGKGFFDHTKCHRLTTEGIYVLQCGDPTGSGSGGPGYTIPDENLKDKSLKSNIYPAGTVAMANTGQKNTGGSQFFLVYQDSQLPPSYTPFGTVSESGMKVLKKIAGAGAQAADPTTGNTAPNATVVINKATVTKS from the coding sequence GTGGTCACCCAGGAACAGCGGAAGCGTCAGCTCGCCCGGGAGAAGTTCTTGCGGCAGCAGCAGCGACGCACGGCCGCGCGGCGCAAGGCGCGCATGCGCAACTCGGTGATCGCGTCGGTCCTCGGCGTGATCCTGGTGGGCAGTCTCGCCCTGTACACGACCGGCACCCTCAAGGGTGACGACGACAAGGCCAACGCGGGCTCCGAGACGAGCCCGAGCGCCGAGGCGCCCAGCAAGGCGCCGGATCCGTGTGAGAAGCCCGCGGCCGGCAAGGTCAAGACGGCGACCTGGAAGAAGGAGCCAGCGATGACCATCGACAAGTCGGCCGCTTACTCGATGCGGCTCGCCACGACCTGCGGCGAGATAGACATCGCGCTGAAGACGTCGGCGGCGCCGCACACCGTGAACTCCTTCAGCTTCCTCGCGGGCAAGGGCTTCTTCGACCACACCAAGTGCCACCGGCTCACCACCGAGGGCATCTACGTGCTGCAGTGCGGCGACCCGACGGGCAGCGGCAGCGGTGGTCCGGGCTACACGATCCCGGACGAGAACCTGAAGGACAAAAGCCTGAAGAGCAACATCTACCCGGCGGGCACGGTCGCGATGGCGAACACCGGCCAGAAGAACACCGGCGGCAGCCAGTTCTTCCTCGTCTACCAGGACAGTCAGCTTCCGCCCAGCTACACACCGTTCGGCACGGTGTCCGAATCAGGCATGAAGGTCCTCAAGAAGATCGCCGGCGCGGGAGCCCAGGCGGCCGACCCCACTACGGGCAATACGGCACCCAACGCGACCGTCGTGATCAACAAGGCAACTGTCACCAAATCCTGA
- a CDS encoding DUF349 domain-containing protein — protein MSSDPWGRVDETGTVYVRTADGEQVVGSWQAGSPDEALAYFERKYEGLVVEIGLLEKRVKTTDLSAKDAQAAIDHIREQVDAHHAVGDLDALRTRLDKLVETVDKRREERKAQRAKQSDEARHAKEALVAEAEELAQSDQWRAAGERLRALVDTWKGLPRLDRKSDDELWHRFSHARSAFSKRRKAHFASLDAQREDARRTKERLVAEAESLSGSTDWGPTAARYRDLMAEWKAAGRAQREHEDDLWNRFRGAQDVFFAARSSVFAERDAEQAENLKLKEELAEEAEKLLPIADLKAARAAFRSLNERWEAVGHVPRDARPKVEGRMHAVERALQEAEETEWRRSNPEARARAEGLTGQLQAAVDKLQGQIEQARAQGNNARADKLARELEGRQALLDQALKGLQEFGG, from the coding sequence GTGAGCAGCGACCCGTGGGGACGCGTCGACGAGACGGGGACCGTGTACGTGCGAACGGCCGACGGCGAGCAGGTCGTCGGTTCCTGGCAGGCCGGCTCCCCGGACGAGGCGCTGGCCTACTTCGAGCGCAAGTACGAAGGCCTGGTTGTCGAGATCGGCCTCCTCGAGAAGCGAGTGAAGACCACCGACCTGTCCGCGAAGGACGCGCAGGCCGCGATCGACCACATCCGCGAGCAGGTCGACGCGCATCACGCGGTCGGTGACCTGGACGCCCTGCGGACCCGGCTGGACAAGCTCGTGGAAACGGTCGACAAGCGCCGCGAGGAGCGCAAGGCGCAGCGGGCCAAGCAGTCGGACGAGGCGCGCCACGCCAAGGAGGCGCTGGTCGCCGAGGCGGAGGAGCTGGCGCAGTCCGACCAGTGGCGGGCGGCCGGTGAGCGGCTGCGGGCCCTGGTGGACACCTGGAAGGGGTTGCCGCGCCTGGACCGCAAGTCGGACGACGAGCTGTGGCACCGCTTCTCGCACGCCCGCTCGGCGTTCTCCAAGCGCCGCAAGGCCCACTTCGCGTCGCTGGACGCGCAGCGCGAGGACGCCCGCCGGACCAAGGAACGCCTGGTCGCCGAGGCCGAGTCGCTGTCCGGCTCGACCGACTGGGGTCCGACGGCCGCGCGCTACCGCGACCTGATGGCGGAGTGGAAGGCCGCGGGCCGCGCCCAGCGCGAGCACGAGGACGATCTGTGGAACCGCTTCCGCGGCGCCCAGGACGTCTTCTTCGCCGCCCGCAGCTCGGTCTTCGCCGAGCGGGACGCCGAGCAGGCGGAGAACCTGAAGCTGAAGGAGGAACTGGCCGAGGAGGCCGAGAAGCTCCTCCCGATCGCCGACCTGAAGGCGGCCCGCGCCGCGTTCCGCTCGCTCAACGAGCGCTGGGAGGCCGTCGGCCACGTGCCGCGCGACGCCCGGCCGAAGGTCGAGGGCCGGATGCACGCCGTCGAGCGGGCGCTCCAGGAGGCCGAGGAGACCGAGTGGCGCCGGAGCAACCCGGAGGCCCGCGCGCGGGCCGAGGGGCTCACCGGTCAGCTCCAGGCGGCCGTGGACAAGCTTCAGGGCCAGATCGAGCAGGCGCGCGCCCAGGGCAACAACGCCCGGGCCGACAAGCTGGCGCGCGAGCTGGAGGGCCGTCAGGCGCTCCTGGACCAGGCGCTCAAGGGATTGCAGGAGTTCGGCGGCTAG
- the relA gene encoding GTP pyrophosphokinase → MPDEAQPLTAAKPEPASAPAAKPAPSTPQAKNDSRGPVQHAPSAPVDKPAEQQRPKPLPAERPANPPAARSSAGQPARSGSSNRVRARLARLGVQRSNPYNPVLEPLLRIVRSNDPKIETATLRQIEQAYQVAERWHRGQKRKSGDPYITHPLAVTTILAELGMDPATLMAGLLHDTVEDTEYGLDQLRRDFGDSVALLVDGVTKLDKVKFGEAAQAETVRKMVVAMAKDPRVLVIKLADRLHNMRTMRYLKREKQEKKARETLEIYAPLAHRLGMNTIKWELEDLAFAILYPKMYDEIVRLVAERAPKRDEYLAIVTDEVQSDLRAARIKATVTGRPKHYYSVYQKMIVRGRDFAEIYDLVGIRVLVDTVRDCYAALGTVHARWNPVPGRFKDYIAMPKFNMYQSLHTTVIGPNGKPVELQIRTFDMHRRAEYGIAAHWKYKQEAVAGASKVRTDAPRSSGKGKDDHLNDMAWLRQLLDWQKETEDPGEFLESLRFDLSRNEVFVFTPKGDVIALPAGATPVDFAYAVHTEVGHRTIGARVNGRLVPLESTLDNGDLVEVFTSKAAGAGPSRDWLGFVKSPRARNKIRAWFSKERRDEAIEQGKDAIVRAMRKQNLPIQRILTGDSLVTLAHEMRYPDISALYAAIGEGHVSAQNVVQKLVQALGGEEAATEEIDESVPPSRGRSRKRRTSTDPGVVVKGVDDVWVKLARCCTPVPGDPIMGFVTRGSGVSVHRNDCVNVDSLSREPERILEVEWAPTQSSVFLVAIQVEALDRSRLLSDVTRVLSDQHVNILSAAVQTSRDRVATSRFTFEMGDPKHLGHVLKAVRGVEGVYDVYRVTSARSRS, encoded by the coding sequence TTGCCAGACGAGGCCCAGCCACTCACCGCCGCAAAGCCCGAGCCCGCCTCGGCGCCCGCGGCGAAGCCCGCGCCGAGCACGCCGCAAGCGAAGAACGACTCTCGCGGGCCGGTCCAGCACGCCCCGTCCGCGCCCGTCGACAAGCCGGCTGAGCAGCAGCGCCCCAAGCCCCTCCCGGCCGAGCGCCCCGCCAACCCGCCCGCCGCCCGCTCGTCCGCCGGGCAGCCCGCCCGCTCCGGCTCCTCCAACCGCGTCCGCGCCCGCCTCGCCCGCCTCGGTGTCCAGCGCTCCAACCCGTACAACCCGGTCCTGGAGCCCCTGCTGCGGATCGTGCGCAGCAACGACCCGAAGATCGAGACGGCGACACTGCGGCAGATCGAGCAGGCCTACCAGGTCGCCGAGCGCTGGCACCGCGGCCAGAAGCGCAAGAGCGGCGACCCGTACATCACGCACCCGCTCGCGGTGACCACGATCCTCGCCGAGCTCGGCATGGACCCGGCCACGCTCATGGCGGGTCTCCTGCACGACACCGTCGAGGACACCGAGTACGGCCTCGACCAGCTCCGCCGTGACTTCGGCGACTCCGTCGCGCTGCTCGTCGACGGCGTCACCAAGCTGGACAAGGTCAAGTTCGGCGAGGCCGCGCAGGCCGAGACCGTGCGCAAGATGGTCGTCGCGATGGCCAAGGACCCGCGCGTCCTGGTCATCAAGCTCGCCGACCGCCTGCACAACATGCGCACCATGCGCTACCTCAAGCGCGAGAAGCAGGAGAAGAAGGCGCGCGAGACCCTGGAGATCTACGCGCCGCTCGCCCACCGCCTGGGCATGAACACCATCAAGTGGGAGCTGGAGGACCTCGCCTTCGCGATCCTCTACCCCAAGATGTACGACGAGATCGTCCGCCTCGTCGCCGAGCGCGCCCCCAAGCGCGACGAGTACCTCGCCATAGTGACCGACGAGGTGCAGTCCGACCTGCGCGCCGCCCGCATCAAGGCGACCGTCACCGGCCGCCCGAAGCACTACTACAGCGTCTACCAGAAGATGATCGTCCGCGGCCGTGACTTCGCGGAGATCTACGACCTGGTGGGCATCCGCGTCCTCGTGGACACGGTCCGCGACTGCTACGCCGCCCTCGGCACGGTGCACGCGCGATGGAACCCGGTCCCCGGCCGGTTCAAGGACTACATCGCGATGCCCAAGTTCAACATGTACCAGTCGCTGCACACGACGGTCATCGGACCCAACGGCAAGCCGGTCGAACTCCAGATCCGTACGTTCGACATGCACCGCCGCGCCGAGTACGGCATCGCCGCGCACTGGAAGTACAAGCAGGAGGCCGTCGCCGGCGCCTCCAAGGTGCGCACCGACGCCCCCAGGTCGTCCGGCAAGGGCAAGGACGACCACCTCAACGACATGGCGTGGCTGCGCCAGTTGCTCGACTGGCAGAAGGAGACCGAGGACCCGGGCGAGTTCCTGGAGTCCCTGCGCTTCGACCTGTCCCGCAACGAGGTCTTCGTCTTCACGCCGAAGGGCGACGTCATAGCGCTCCCGGCCGGGGCCACGCCGGTGGACTTCGCGTACGCCGTCCACACCGAGGTCGGCCACCGCACGATAGGAGCGCGGGTCAACGGCAGGCTCGTACCGCTGGAATCGACCCTGGACAACGGCGACCTGGTGGAGGTGTTCACCTCCAAGGCGGCCGGCGCGGGCCCCTCCCGCGACTGGCTCGGTTTCGTGAAGTCGCCGCGCGCCCGCAACAAGATCCGGGCGTGGTTCTCCAAGGAGCGCCGGGACGAGGCGATCGAGCAGGGCAAGGACGCCATCGTCCGCGCGATGCGCAAGCAGAACCTGCCGATCCAGCGCATCCTGACCGGTGACTCGCTGGTGACGCTCGCGCACGAGATGCGCTACCCGGACATCTCCGCGCTGTACGCGGCGATCGGCGAGGGCCATGTCTCCGCGCAGAACGTCGTGCAGAAACTCGTCCAGGCGCTCGGCGGCGAGGAGGCGGCCACCGAGGAGATCGACGAGTCGGTCCCGCCGTCCCGCGGCCGCAGCCGCAAGCGCCGCACCAGCACCGATCCCGGCGTGGTCGTCAAGGGCGTCGACGACGTGTGGGTCAAGCTGGCCCGCTGCTGCACGCCGGTGCCCGGTGACCCGATCATGGGCTTCGTCACCCGCGGCAGTGGCGTATCGGTTCACCGCAACGACTGCGTGAACGTGGACTCACTGTCCCGCGAGCCGGAGCGCATCCTCGAGGTCGAGTGGGCGCCCACCCAGTCCTCGGTCTTCCTGGTCGCCATCCAGGTCGAGGCCCTGGACCGGTCCCGGCTCCTGTCGGACGTCACCCGCGTCCTGTCCGACCAGCACGTCAACATCCTGTCCGCGGCCGTGCAGACCTCCCGCGACCGCGTGGCCACCTCCCGCTTCACCTTCGAGATGGGCGACCCCAAGCACCTCGGGCACGTCCTGAAGGCGGTCCGGGGCGTCGAGGGCGTGTACGACGTGTACCGGGTGACGTCGGCGCGCAGCCGGTCGTAG
- a CDS encoding adenine phosphoribosyltransferase: protein MTGIEELLLSRIRDVADYPEPGVMFKDITPLLADPSAFTALTDALARIAADTGATKIVGLEARGFILGAPVAVRAGLGFIPVRKAGKLPGATLSQAYDLEYGSAEIEVHAEDLSADDRVLIVDDVLATGGTAEASIQLVRRAGAEVAGLAVLMELGFLGGRGRLEPALAGAPLEALLTV, encoded by the coding sequence ATGACCGGCATCGAGGAACTGCTGCTCAGCCGGATCCGTGACGTGGCCGACTACCCGGAGCCGGGTGTGATGTTCAAGGACATCACCCCGCTCCTGGCGGACCCGTCGGCGTTCACCGCCCTCACCGACGCCCTCGCCCGGATCGCCGCGGACACCGGCGCCACGAAGATCGTCGGCCTGGAGGCGCGCGGCTTCATCCTGGGCGCCCCGGTCGCGGTCCGCGCGGGCCTCGGCTTCATCCCCGTACGCAAGGCGGGCAAGCTCCCCGGAGCGACGCTCAGCCAGGCGTACGACCTGGAGTACGGCTCCGCCGAGATCGAGGTGCACGCCGAGGACCTGAGCGCCGACGACCGCGTGCTGATCGTCGACGACGTCCTCGCCACCGGCGGCACCGCCGAGGCGTCGATCCAGCTCGTCCGTCGCGCGGGCGCCGAGGTCGCGGGCCTCGCCGTCCTGATGGAGCTGGGTTTCCTGGGCGGCCGAGGGCGCCTGGAGCCGGCCCTGGCCGGCGCCCCGCTGGAGGCGCTGCTCACGGTCTGA
- the secF gene encoding protein translocase subunit SecF, whose amino-acid sequence MSKLGNLGARLHRGEVGYDFVKNRKIWYGVSILITITAIVGLAVRGLNMGIDFQGGAVFTTPKDTAVSVSQAETYAEEASGHDAIVQKLGNGSLRIQIAGIDTGTSNQIKEDLAQDLKVDAENINADLIGPSWGDQIANKAWQGLGIFLVLVVIYLAIAFEWRMAIAAFVALIHDITITVGIYALVGFEVTPGTVIGLLTILGYSLYDTVVVFDSLKEQTRDITKQTRWTYSDVANRSINSTLVRSINTTVVALLPVAGLLFIGGGVLGAGMLNDISLSLFVGLAAGAYSSIFIATPLVADLKELEPQMKALRKRVQAKRAQAAAKGESLDAPVTDDEPYDDEPEDAAPAVVGPRNQPASRNRGRGRPSGKRR is encoded by the coding sequence ATGTCGAAGCTCGGCAACCTCGGCGCCCGACTGCACCGTGGCGAGGTCGGCTACGACTTCGTCAAGAACCGCAAGATCTGGTACGGCGTCTCCATCCTGATCACCATCACGGCCATCGTCGGCCTGGCGGTGCGCGGCCTGAACATGGGCATCGACTTCCAGGGCGGCGCCGTCTTCACCACCCCGAAGGACACGGCCGTCTCGGTCTCCCAGGCCGAGACGTACGCGGAGGAGGCGTCCGGCCACGACGCCATCGTGCAGAAACTCGGCAACGGCAGCCTGCGCATCCAGATCGCCGGCATCGACACCGGCACGTCCAACCAGATCAAGGAAGACCTCGCCCAGGACCTGAAGGTCGACGCGGAGAACATCAACGCCGACCTGATCGGTCCCAGCTGGGGTGACCAGATCGCCAACAAGGCCTGGCAGGGTCTCGGCATCTTCCTGGTCCTCGTCGTGATCTACCTGGCGATCGCCTTCGAATGGCGCATGGCGATCGCCGCGTTCGTCGCGCTGATCCACGACATCACCATCACGGTCGGCATCTACGCCCTCGTCGGGTTCGAGGTCACGCCCGGCACGGTGATCGGTCTGCTGACGATCCTCGGTTACTCGCTCTACGACACGGTCGTCGTCTTCGACAGCCTCAAGGAACAGACCAGGGACATCACCAAACAGACCCGCTGGACCTACAGCGACGTCGCCAACCGGTCGATCAACAGCACCCTGGTCCGCTCCATCAACACCACCGTGGTGGCGCTGCTGCCGGTGGCGGGTCTGCTGTTCATCGGTGGCGGTGTCCTCGGCGCGGGCATGCTGAACGACATCTCGCTGTCGCTGTTCGTCGGTCTCGCGGCCGGCGCTTACTCCTCGATCTTCATCGCCACGCCGCTCGTCGCCGACCTCAAGGAACTCGAGCCGCAGATGAAGGCGCTGAGGAAGCGCGTCCAGGCCAAGCGGGCCCAGGCCGCCGCGAAGGGCGAGTCCCTGGACGCCCCGGTCACTGACGACGAGCCGTACGACGACGAGCCCGAGGACGCGGCCCCCGCGGTCGTCGGCCCCCGCAACCAGCCGGCCTCCCGCAACCGCGGCCGCGGCCGGCCCTCGGGGAAGCGCCGATGA
- the secD gene encoding protein translocase subunit SecD, which translates to MAAPKRGRNASAQSKPGRSLAFILIVIVALTGGMFLSGHTTPRLGIDLAGGTSITLKAVSEPGQESAINKTNMDTAVEIMNRRVNGLGVSEAEVQTQGEANIIVNIPKGTNSKEAQDQVGTTAKLYFRPVVATEVSGAAAPASPSPSASGSPSGPDEATSSSSPSNSATPSASASAQGRAVTGALTADATPSAGASGSASGSASPSPSGSPSAGGDASGKLEEQYAALDCTKPTDRAAAGKGTKPTEATVACGQNAQGQWQKYILGPAAVDGTDVDKAQAVFNTTTAAGWTVNMDFTDKGGKKFADITGTLAQNQPPQNQFAIVLDGEVVSDPRVSQALTGGNAEISGSFTQEEAQSLSNMLSYGALPLTFREESVTTVTAALGGEQLQAGLIAGAIGLALVVLYLLVYYRGLSFIAIASLLVSAALTYVIMALLGPAIGFALNLPAVCGAIVAIGITADSFIVYFERVRDEIREGRSLRPAVERAWPRARRTILVSDFVSFLAAAVLFIVTVGKVQGFAFTLGLTTVLDVVVVFLFTKPLLTLMARRRFFASGHKWSGLDPKSLGAKPPLRRTPRPAHSAAGPVDPKEA; encoded by the coding sequence GTGGCAGCACCTAAGAGGGGCCGGAACGCGAGCGCCCAGAGCAAGCCGGGGCGCTCGCTGGCCTTCATCCTGATCGTCATCGTGGCGCTCACCGGAGGGATGTTCCTGTCCGGGCACACCACCCCGCGGCTCGGCATCGACCTCGCCGGTGGTACGAGCATCACGCTGAAGGCGGTCAGCGAGCCCGGCCAGGAATCCGCGATCAACAAGACCAACATGGACACCGCGGTCGAGATCATGAACCGCCGGGTCAACGGTCTTGGTGTCTCGGAGGCCGAAGTTCAGACCCAGGGTGAGGCGAACATCATCGTCAACATCCCCAAGGGCACGAACTCCAAGGAGGCCCAGGACCAGGTCGGCACCACCGCCAAGCTGTACTTCCGGCCGGTCGTCGCCACCGAGGTCTCCGGCGCCGCCGCCCCGGCCAGCCCTTCGCCGAGCGCGTCCGGCAGCCCGTCGGGCCCGGACGAGGCGACCTCGTCGTCGTCCCCCTCCAACTCCGCCACCCCGTCGGCGAGCGCCTCCGCGCAGGGCCGCGCGGTCACCGGCGCCCTGACGGCCGACGCCACGCCGTCCGCCGGAGCCTCGGGCTCCGCGAGCGGCTCCGCGTCCCCCTCCCCGAGCGGCAGCCCGTCCGCCGGCGGTGACGCGAGCGGCAAGCTCGAGGAGCAGTACGCCGCACTGGACTGCACCAAGCCGACGGACCGCGCCGCCGCGGGCAAGGGCACCAAGCCCACCGAAGCCACGGTGGCCTGCGGCCAGAACGCGCAGGGCCAGTGGCAGAAGTACATCCTGGGCCCGGCCGCGGTCGACGGCACCGATGTCGACAAGGCGCAGGCCGTCTTCAACACGACGACCGCCGCCGGCTGGACCGTGAACATGGACTTCACGGACAAGGGCGGCAAGAAGTTCGCCGACATCACCGGCACGCTGGCGCAGAACCAGCCGCCGCAGAACCAGTTCGCGATCGTCCTCGACGGCGAGGTCGTCTCCGACCCGCGCGTCAGTCAGGCGCTGACCGGCGGCAACGCGGAGATCTCCGGCAGCTTCACCCAGGAGGAGGCGCAGAGCCTCTCCAACATGCTGTCGTACGGTGCCCTGCCGCTGACCTTCCGGGAGGAGAGCGTCACCACGGTGACCGCCGCCCTGGGTGGTGAGCAGTTGCAGGCCGGCCTGATCGCCGGCGCCATCGGCCTCGCCCTGGTGGTCCTGTACCTGCTGGTCTACTACCGCGGGCTGTCGTTCATCGCCATCGCCTCGCTGCTGGTCTCCGCGGCCCTGACCTACGTGATCATGGCGCTGCTCGGTCCGGCCATCGGCTTCGCGCTGAACCTGCCGGCCGTGTGCGGCGCCATCGTCGCGATCGGTATCACCGCGGACTCGTTCATCGTGTACTTCGAACGCGTCCGGGACGAGATCCGCGAGGGCCGCTCGCTGCGTCCCGCCGTCGAGCGGGCCTGGCCGCGTGCCCGGCGCACCATCCTGGTCTCCGACTTCGTGTCGTTCCTCGCCGCGGCGGTGCTCTTCATCGTCACCGTCGGCAAGGTGCAGGGCTTCGCGTTCACGCTGGGCCTGACCACCGTGCTCGACGTGGTGGTCGTCTTCCTCTTCACCAAGCCGCTGCTGACGCTGATGGCCCGCCGCAGGTTCTTCGCGAGCGGTCACAAGTGGTCGGGCCTGGATCCCAAGAGCCTGGGCGCCAAGCCGCCGCTGCGTCGCACGCCCCGTCCCGCCCATTCCGCCGCTGGCCCTGTCGACCCGAAGGAGGCGTGA
- the yajC gene encoding preprotein translocase subunit YajC, which produces MSLVTLLPFIVLIGAMFLMTRSAKKKQQQAAQMRNEMQPGSGIRTIGGMYATVKEVNEDTVLVDAGPGVELVFAKNAIGAVLSDDEYNRIVHGVEHDLKSDSDVVPDDASSLTESDETDGAAADAAASDDKPVDLGKKDTVEEPADVPATIEAAEAKTDEEPKKTDGDSGAK; this is translated from the coding sequence GTGAGTCTCGTGACCCTCCTCCCGTTCATCGTGCTCATCGGGGCCATGTTCCTGATGACCCGCTCGGCCAAGAAGAAGCAGCAGCAGGCCGCGCAGATGCGGAACGAAATGCAGCCCGGCAGCGGCATCCGCACCATCGGGGGCATGTACGCGACGGTGAAGGAGGTCAACGAGGACACGGTCCTCGTCGACGCCGGTCCCGGCGTCGAACTCGTCTTCGCGAAGAACGCGATCGGCGCCGTCCTGTCGGACGACGAGTACAACCGCATCGTCCACGGCGTCGAGCACGACCTGAAGTCCGACTCCGACGTCGTCCCGGACGACGCCTCCTCCCTCACCGAGAGCGACGAGACCGACGGGGCCGCCGCTGACGCCGCCGCCTCCGACGACAAGCCCGTCGACCTCGGCAAGAAGGACACGGTCGAGGAGCCCGCCGACGTCCCGGCCACCATCGAGGCCGCCGAGGCGAAGACGGACGAGGAGCCGAAGAAGACCGACGGCGACTCCGGGGCGAAGTAG
- the ruvB gene encoding Holliday junction branch migration DNA helicase RuvB → MNWDDTTDGTAAERLVDSAAGGEDQAVEAALRPKDLDEFIGQEKVREQLDLVLRAARARGATADHVLLSGAPGLGKTTLSMIIAAEMNAPIRITSGPAIQHAGDLAAILSSLQEGEVLFLDEIHRMSRPAEEMLYMAMEDFRVDVIVGKGPGATAIPLELPPFTLVGATTRAGLLPPPLRDRFGFTAHMEFYEPAELERVIHRSAHLLDVEIGTEGAAEIAGRSRGTPRIANRLLRRVRDYAQVKADGIITRDIAAAALKVYEVDARGLDRLDRGVLEALLKLFGGGPVGLSTLAVAVGEERETVEEVAEPFLVREGLLARTPRGRVATPAAWAHLGLTPPRSAATGNGQQDLFGA, encoded by the coding sequence ATGAACTGGGACGACACGACCGACGGCACCGCCGCCGAGCGGCTGGTGGACTCCGCCGCCGGCGGTGAGGACCAGGCCGTCGAGGCCGCCCTGCGCCCCAAGGACCTGGACGAGTTCATCGGCCAGGAGAAGGTCCGCGAGCAGCTCGACCTCGTCCTGCGCGCCGCCCGCGCGCGGGGCGCCACCGCCGACCACGTCCTGCTCTCCGGTGCCCCCGGCCTCGGCAAGACCACCCTGTCGATGATCATCGCGGCCGAGATGAACGCCCCGATCCGCATCACCAGCGGTCCCGCCATCCAGCACGCCGGCGACCTCGCCGCGATCCTCTCCTCCCTCCAGGAGGGCGAGGTCCTCTTCCTCGACGAGATCCACCGCATGTCCCGGCCCGCCGAGGAGATGCTCTACATGGCGATGGAGGACTTCCGCGTCGACGTGATCGTCGGCAAGGGCCCCGGCGCCACCGCCATCCCCCTCGAACTGCCGCCCTTCACCCTGGTCGGCGCCACCACGCGGGCGGGCCTGCTGCCGCCCCCGCTGCGCGACCGTTTCGGCTTCACCGCGCACATGGAGTTCTACGAGCCCGCCGAACTGGAACGGGTCATCCACCGCTCGGCCCACCTGCTCGACGTGGAGATCGGGACCGAGGGCGCCGCCGAGATCGCCGGCCGTTCCCGCGGCACGCCCCGCATCGCCAACCGTCTGCTGCGCCGCGTCCGCGACTACGCCCAGGTCAAGGCCGACGGGATCATCACGCGCGACATCGCGGCGGCCGCCCTCAAGGTCTACGAAGTCGACGCCCGCGGCCTCGACCGCCTCGACCGCGGTGTCCTGGAGGCCCTGCTCAAGCTGTTCGGCGGCGGCCCGGTCGGGCTGTCCACGCTCGCCGTCGCGGTGGGGGAGGAGCGCGAGACCGTCGAGGAGGTGGCCGAGCCCTTCCTCGTCCGGGAGGGCCTGCTCGCCCGCACGCCGCGCGGCCGGGTGGCCACCCCCGCCGCGTGGGCGCATCTCGGCCTCACCCCGCCCCGCTCGGCGGCCACCGGAAACGGACAACAGGACCTGTTCGGGGCGTGA